The Vibrio marisflavi CECT 7928 region CACAACACGAGCTGACGACAGCCATGCAGCACCTGTCTCAGAGTTCCCGAAGGCACCAAAGCATCTCTGCTAAGTTCTCTGGATGTCAAGAGTAGGTAAGGTTCTTCGCGTTGCATCGAATTAAACCACATGCTCCACCGCTTGTGCGGGCCCCCGTCAATTCATTTGAGTTTTAATCTTGCGACCGTACTCCCCAGGCGGTCTACTTAACGCGTTAGCTCCGAAAGCCACAGTTCAAGACCGCAACCTCCAAGTAGACATCGTTTACGGCGTGGACTACCAGGGTATCTAATCCTGTTTGCTCCCCACGCTTTCGCATCTGAGTGTCAGTATCTGTCCAGGGGGCCGCCTTCGCCACTGGTATTCCTTCAGATCTCTACGCATTTCACCGCTACACCTGAAATTCTACCCCCCTCTACAGTACTCTAGTGAATCAGTTTCAAATGACCTTCCGAGGTTGAGCCCCGGGCTTTCACATCTGACTTAATCCACCACCTGCATGCGCTTTACGCCCAGTAATTCCGATTAACGCTCGCACCCTCCGTATTACCGCGGCTGCTGGCACGGAGTTAGCCGGTGCTTCTTCTGCAGCTAACGTCAAGCAATGCAGTTATTAACTACACTACCTTCCTCACTGCTGAAAGTGCTTTACAACCCGAAGGCCTTCTTCACACACGCGGCATGGCTGCATCAGGGTTTCCCCCATTGTGCAATATTCCCCACTGCTGCCTCCCGTAGGAGTCTGGACCGTGTCTCAGTTCCAGTGTGGCTGATCATCCTCTCAGACCAGCTAGGGATCGTCGCCTTGGTGAGCCATTACCTCACCAACTAGCTAATCCCACCTAGGCGTATCCAATAGCGCAAGGCCCGAAGGTCCCCTGCTTTGCTCCAAAGAGAATATGCGGTATTAGCCATCGTTTCCAATGGTTATCCCCCTCTACTGGGCAACTTCCTAGGCATTACTCACCCGTCCGCCGCTCGTCAGCAAAGAAAGCAAGCTTTCTTTCTGTTACCGCTCGACTTGCATGTGTTAGGCCTGCCGCCAGCGTTCAATCTGAGCCATGATCAAACTCTTCAATTTAAGATTTTGTCGGCTCAATGAATACTGAACATTACATAAAGTAATGTTTGAATTGACTGTGCCAAGTCCGAAGACTTGAATTGGTCACTCAGTTCATTGAAACCTAATTTGATACCGAAGTATCTAATTTGATTATCATCAACGAGTGCCCACACAGATTGATAGGTTTATATTGTTAAAGAGCAATGCTTTGAAGTTCATCTCAAAGCGGACGGCCATTCTAGCGATTTAAGTTTTAGTGTCAACCACTTTTTTCAAAACTTTTTTAAGCACTGGGCTTAGCTAGTAGACCTTGCTAACTCGTTGATTGCTTTGTTTGAAGCCATCCCGTGTTAGCGAGGTGGCATTATAGAGATCGGCGTCACGTTGGCAAGCGTTTTTTTCAATTTTTTTAATATTTTTTATATCTGAGTATTTTCTGGTCAAAACAGGCTATTTTTCTTACTCTTTTACGCTTAAATAGACCCAGCTTTGCAATTTTAAGGATTTATTATGAGTTCTATTCGTAGTTACAAGGGCATTGAGCCAAAACTCGGTGAGCGCGTGTATATAGATAGTAGCGCTGTTATTGTTGGTGACATCACCATTGGAGACGATTCTAGTATTTGGCCACTTGTTGCAGCTCGGGGAGATGTAAACTCTATAACAATAGGTCAACGCAGCAATATACAAGACGGTAGTGTGCTGCATGTTACTCATAAAAACCAAGAAAACCCGAACGGATACCCTCTCATTATTGGGAATGATGTCACCGTTGGCCATAAAGTCACTCTTCATGGCTGCATTATTAAAAACCGCGTTTTAGTTGGAATGGGTGCCATCGTTCTTGATGGTGCTATTGTAGAAGATGAGGTAATGATCGGTGCTGGAAGTCTGGTCGCGCCAAATAAGGTACTTGAAAGTGGTTATCTGTATGTTGGAAGTCCTGCAAAAAAAGCGCGACCTTTAACAGATAAAGAGCGCGCCTTTCTACAAAAATCATCAGATAACTATGTGCAAAACAAAGAAGACTATCTACATCAAGTGAAGCCTGTTTAAACGCACACTATATTTGTATACGTCCAGAGGAGTCATACTCCTCTTCTTCTATCGCTTGTTCAGCTAACTCTTCAACATCGAATCTCACTTGCTTAAAGCATTCAATCGCTTGTTGTGCGGATTCTATCTTTTCTCCAGATAGCTTTGATAAAACCTGACTCTTAGCTATACATTCCACTAGCATACCAGACACCTGTACAGGAAAAACAATAGCCTCAAGCGCTTCATCCCAACGTTGTTCGTCTGGAAATATTATTGATTGGTTCATTTGTTCTGTAGCTCTTCTCTTAGCGAAGCTTCCACTATAGTCGTTTCTGGGCGAATACCCCTCCACACCATGAAACTTTCAGCGGCTTGACCTACCAACATTCCAAGACCATCTAATGTTTTCAAAACACCATTCTCTTGAGCCCAGCGATTGAAAGACGTCAGCTCTTTCTTGTACACCATGTCATAGCACACCTCACAACTAGAAAAGATCGCATCAGAAACATTCGGCAGTTCGTCGGATAAGCTGGTTGATGTTGAATTGATCACGATATCAAAACCCTTAGCTACCTCCTCAAAGCTAGCAGCCTTTACATCACCAAAAGCACTAAACCTATCAACTAACTGCTCTGCTTTCTCTACTGTGCGGTTAGCAATAACGATCTGGCTTGGCTTCTGGTCAAATAATGGTTTTATAACGCCACGCGCTGCGCCGCCAGCTCCAATAAGCAAAATAGATTTCTTTTCAAACGACACGCCGTTTTGCAATAAGTCTTGAACCAGCCCTTCACCATCAGTGTTATCACCTAGAATTTGGCCATCGTCTAACTTTTTAAGAGTGTTGACCGCACCAGCTAATTCCGCCCTTTCAGTCAATGAATCAGCAAACTGATAAGCATCACCCTTAAATGGCATTGTGATGTTGCACCCTTGCCCGCCGTTTGCGAAAAATGCCTCTGCCGACTGTGTAAATCCATCTTCAGGTGCTAGCTCAGCGGTATAGATTATCTCTTGCTGAGTTTGCTGAGCAAAAAGCGTGTGAATCTGTGGTGATTTACTGTGACTAATTGGGTTGCCAAATACCGCATAACGGTTTGTTTGCTTGGTCATTTTGCTTCCTCAGGCTGGCTAACTATCGATGATTGTTCGAAGCTTGAAAACTATCACTAACTTCAGCCAGCCTCAATGTTATTCATTGGCTTGATGGGTAAGCTGCTATGGTTATTGCAAGACTTACCATTGTCTGGGTTTTAGATAGTTTTGATATAAGTCCGCTTCAGGGGAGCCATCTTCAATCTGATAATTGTATTCCCAACGCGCTAGTGGCGGCATCGACATTAAAATTGACTCAGTGCGACCACCACTTTGCAAACCAAATAAAGTGCCTCGATCGTAGACTAAGTTAAATTCAACATAGCGGCCTCGACGATACAACTGGAACTGACGCTCTCTTTCACCAAATGGAGTATCTTTGCGACGCTCGACAATTGGGATATAAGCTTGGGTATAACCTTGTCCGACTGCCTTAATGTAATCAAAACACTTTTCAAATTCCCAATGATTCAAATCATCGAAGAACAAACCACCCACCCCACGAGTTTCTTCACGATGCGGCAGATAAAAATATTTGTCACACCAAGCTTTGTGTTCTGGATAAACTTCATCACCAAAAGGCGCACAAAGCTGCTTGGACACATCATGCCAATGCTGGCAATCTTCTTCGAATGGGTAAAACGGAGTTAAGTCAAAGCCTCCACCAAACCACCAGATTGGCTCTTCACCCTCTTTTTCTGCGATAAAGAAGCGTACATTTGCGTGAGAAGTCGGTACATAAGGGTTGTTTGGATGCATGACCAAAGAGACACCCATGGCCTCAAATCTTCTGCCAGCAAGTTCAGGCCTGTGAGCGGTAGCAGAAGCGGGCATTTGTCTTCCTTCCACATGTGAGAAGTTCACTCCACCCTGCTCAAATACTTTACCTTGAGTCATAATTCGTGAACGGCCACCACCACCGAGCTTTTCGCCCGGCTCTCTCTGCCACGCATCTTCTTCAAACTTTGCTTGTCCGTCAGCCAATTCAAGCTGCTGGCAAATAGAGTCTTGTAGATCGAGTAAGAATTGCTTTACTGCTTGCTTATTTATTGAAGTCATTGTTCGCCTTTTCTGCCTTATCCTTGACGTAAAACTTTCGAGTTTTTGATGTCTCTTATTTCACTTGGGTTCTCACGACCACCCGTTTTGCCAGCTAAAACGACGAGAGGCTGCTCTCCAAGCTGATCCATGACTTCTTCAGTTGTTTTACATGGTGGAAGACCAGATAGATTTGCGCTGGTTGAAGTAATTGGTTTGCCGAAAGCATTAGTCAGCGCTTGTACCAATGGGTGATCAGTGACACGTACTGCAATAGTGGAAAACTCACCAGATACCCATTGAGTGACTTTTTCGCTTGCTGGCATAATCCAAGTAACCGGTCCAGGCCACGTATTCATTGCTTTCTCTAACTGTTCGGCCTTGAGTTGAGTCAAGTCGATATATGGTACTAATTGCTCGAAGTTTCCTGCGATTAAAATCAGACCTTTTTCTACTGGCCTCTGCTTGATCGCTAGCAATTGCTCGATAGCTTGCGAGTTATCAGGATCGCAACCCACACCAAATACCCCTTCAGTTGGATACGCGATAACTTTTCCTTGCTGCAATGCTTGCACAGCCTGTTGAAGATCGGACACTGATTCACCTTCACTATTTGTATATTTCGTTCTAATAGCGCTAAGTTTAACGACAAAAAGCAACCAGGCGAAAGTTTAATTTTGCAGCAATAAAAGAAAACCTGTGCGACGGAAGACGCAAACGTTTGCTTAGAATTTATTTCGCCGTATAATGCGCTCAAATTATCAGCTCGCCTATTACCATAAACGAAGGAGTTCGAGATGACTGTCGGTATTATCATGGGTTCTAAATCTGACTGGCCAACAATGAAACTAGCAGCGGATATGCTGGACCAGTTCGGTGTTGCGTACGAGACTAAAGTTGTTTCCGCTCACCGCACTCCACAGCTTCTTGCAGATTACGCTACAAGCGCAAAAGAACGTGGAATCAAAGTGATTATTGCTGGCGCAGGTGGTGCTGCGCATCTACCGGGTATGGCTGCAGCATTTACTAGCCTTCCTGTTCTCGGCGTTCCAGTACAATCCCGTGCTCTTAACGGAATGGACTCTCTACTATCCATTGCTCAAATGCCAAAGGGTATTGCAGTTGGCACATTAGCTATTGGTGAAGCAGGCGCAGCCAATGCAGGTATTCTTGCTGCTCAAATCATCGGTACGCACAATGAAGAAGTGATGGGGAAAGTGGAAGCTTTCCGCGCACAGCAAACCGAGACGGTATTGGCTAACCCAAATCCAGCAGAGGACTAATCAAATGCGAGTCTTAGTATTGGGTGCGGGACAACTAGCAAGGATGATGTCATTAGCCGGTGCACCTCTCAATCTTTCCATTACCGCTTTTGATGTGGCTAGCGGTAAAATCGTTCACCCTTTAACTCAGGCTCATATTGGTGATGGCTTAGAGAACGCAATTGCACAAGCTGACGTGGTTACTGCTGAATTCGAGCACATTCCCCAAGACGTGCTCGAAGTTTGCGAAAAAAGCGGTAAATTCCTACCCGGCATGCAAGCCATATTGACTGGCGGTGACAGAAGAATCGAAAAAGCGCTACTAGATAAGGCGCAAGTTAAAAACGCCAAGTATCACGTTATTAAAAACAAAGCGGACTTTGAGTCGGCAATCGAAACCGTTGGCGTACCTATGGTATTGAAAACAGCTTTAGGTGGCTACGATGGCAAAGGTCAATGGCGACTCAAAGAGCAAGCTGATGTGGACTCTATTTGGAGTGAAATGGAAGAATGCTTAGCCGATACCAAACAGGCCATCGTTGCAGAAGAGTTCGTACCATTCAATCGTGAAGTTTCTCTTGTTGGGGCGCGCAATGCCAAAGGTGAAGTTGCAGTTTATCCGTTGGCAGAAAATGTCCATACTGATGGCGTGTTAAGCCTATCGACTCCGATCAACGATATCGAGTTACAAGAGAAAGCAAAACAGATGTTTACTGCCGTAGCTGAAACTATGGACTACGTTGGTGTGCTGGCTATTGAGTTCTTTGATGTTAACGGCGAGCTGCTCGTTAACGAGATTGCTCCACGTGTACACAACTCTGGACATTGGACGCAGCAAGGTGCAGAAACCTGTCAATTTGAGAACCACTTGCGTGCAGTATGCGGCCTGCCATTGGGAAGCACTAAGCTTGTTCGTCCAACCTGCATGATTAATATCTTGGGTGAAGACACATTACCAGAAGAACTTCTCAAGCTCGAAGGTTGCCACATTCATTGGTATGGCAAAGACAAGCGTGCCGGACGTAAGATGGGGCACATCAACGTTAGCGCAGAATACACTGCGGAGCTAGATAGGAAGTTAGCCTTGTTAGCAGATGTGCTCGATAATAAAGCTTTTCCGGCAATGCAGCGCTTCAACTAACAAGTAAGTTGATACGTTATTGAACTAAAAAGGTGTCGTTATGACACCTTTTCTTGTTGTATATGATGGCATTTTTTATCTGCACACTGATACCTGTCACCGCTTGCTAGCTTCTTCTTTATTAGCAATGGAAAACCGCACACTTCGCAGGAGCCAATCACAGGTTGCTGATTCACAGCAAATCGACATTTTGGGTAGTTGTCGCAAGAATAAAACACTTTGCCGAAGCGATTGTTGCGCTCAACGATGTGTCCTTTTTGACATTCAGGGCAGGTCGGCTCTGATTCTTGAGTTTGCGGATGATGATTTTCTAGACTTTCAATGTGATGACATTCTGGATAATGGCTACAACCAATAAACATTCCGTATCGACCTTGCCGAAGCACCAGCTCTTGGCCACATTCAGGACAAGCAACACCCAATGCTTTCACTACATGGCCATCATTTTGATGCAGTGGGCGCATGTAATCGCATTGAGGATAATGATTGCAGCCGAGAAACGCACCTCTCTTGCCGTACTTCATGTGCAATTGCCCTCCACACTGAGGGCAACTCTCGGTTTCTAACGCGTGCTCATGAGCACTGAAAAGCTGGTGATCGATTTTACTACTCATAACTTCTAGAGCTTTAGGGCCGTCTATCTTTAATGCAAAATCCCTTGCTCTTTGGTGTACAACAGCTCTTCCATTAGCGTGTAGGCGTTCTCATTACCCGGCACATTAAATAGCACCATTAAGATAATCCACTTCAGATCATCCAATTCAAACTCATTGGTTTCGAGCCCCATAACTCGGTCGATAACCATTTCGCGAATCTCAGTTGTGAGAACTTTTATCTGTTCTAAAAACATTAAAAAGCCGCGGCACTCTAAATCGAGCCTCGACATTTCGGTGCGGGTATAAATACGTGTAGATGTGGCTGCACTGGTTGCGATAGCTGAGTGAGTATCGCTTTGTTGTAATGCTGCTAACCCCTCTAACCAGTGGAGGGCCTTGTAGATATCTTCTTGGTGAAACCCTGCTCTTAACAATTCATCTTCGAGCTCGTCTTGATTGACCTGTAACTCCGCATCACTATGGATGTACGTCTCGAACAAATACATAAGTATGTCCATCATCATAGCTCGCCCCTCCCCTTTCTAATATAGCCACCGGAAACTGCAACAACATGCCCGAGGAGTTCTAACTCCAAGAGCTGCATCATGACTTCATGCACAGGAATATTGGTCCTGTCCGCTAAAATATCAACTGGCGTAGCCTCTACTCCTACGTTAGCTAACAGATCAGGAAATGGCAATTCTTCTTGCGCATCATTTTTATCAAAAAGTACCGCTTTCACGCTTTTATTATTATTTATCGACCAGTTCACTAATATTTCAACTTCATCTAGGACATCTTGCGCTTTTTGTACTAAACATGCTCCTGATTTTATTAGCTGATTGGCCCCACGGTTATTAGGGTTATGAATAGAGCCCGGAATGGCGAAAACATCTCGCCCCTGTTCAGCCGCATACCTTGCGGTAATGAGCGAACCACTTCTTTCCGCAGCTTCCACAACCAAGACACCCACAGACAGGCCGCTGATAATACGATTTCTGCGAGGAAAATGATTTGATCTTGCTTTTGCTTGCGGTAAAAACTCTGAAACAAGTACGCCACCTTGGTCGAGGATACGCTGAGCGAGAGCTTTGTGTTGGCTTGGATAAATTTGCTCGAGCCCAGAACCCAACACT contains the following coding sequences:
- a CDS encoding gamma carbonic anhydrase family protein, with protein sequence MSSIRSYKGIEPKLGERVYIDSSAVIVGDITIGDDSSIWPLVAARGDVNSITIGQRSNIQDGSVLHVTHKNQENPNGYPLIIGNDVTVGHKVTLHGCIIKNRVLVGMGAIVLDGAIVEDEVMIGAGSLVAPNKVLESGYLYVGSPAKKARPLTDKERAFLQKSSDNYVQNKEDYLHQVKPV
- a CDS encoding DUF1488 domain-containing protein, with amino-acid sequence MNQSIIFPDEQRWDEALEAIVFPVQVSGMLVECIAKSQVLSKLSGEKIESAQQAIECFKQVRFDVEELAEQAIEEEEYDSSGRIQI
- the aroE gene encoding shikimate dehydrogenase; its protein translation is MTKQTNRYAVFGNPISHSKSPQIHTLFAQQTQQEIIYTAELAPEDGFTQSAEAFFANGGQGCNITMPFKGDAYQFADSLTERAELAGAVNTLKKLDDGQILGDNTDGEGLVQDLLQNGVSFEKKSILLIGAGGAARGVIKPLFDQKPSQIVIANRTVEKAEQLVDRFSAFGDVKAASFEEVAKGFDIVINSTSTSLSDELPNVSDAIFSSCEVCYDMVYKKELTSFNRWAQENGVLKTLDGLGMLVGQAAESFMVWRGIRPETTIVEASLREELQNK
- the hemF gene encoding oxygen-dependent coproporphyrinogen oxidase, with product MTSINKQAVKQFLLDLQDSICQQLELADGQAKFEEDAWQREPGEKLGGGGRSRIMTQGKVFEQGGVNFSHVEGRQMPASATAHRPELAGRRFEAMGVSLVMHPNNPYVPTSHANVRFFIAEKEGEEPIWWFGGGFDLTPFYPFEEDCQHWHDVSKQLCAPFGDEVYPEHKAWCDKYFYLPHREETRGVGGLFFDDLNHWEFEKCFDYIKAVGQGYTQAYIPIVERRKDTPFGERERQFQLYRRGRYVEFNLVYDRGTLFGLQSGGRTESILMSMPPLARWEYNYQIEDGSPEADLYQNYLKPRQW
- a CDS encoding L-threonylcarbamoyladenylate synthase, translated to MSDLQQAVQALQQGKVIAYPTEGVFGVGCDPDNSQAIEQLLAIKQRPVEKGLILIAGNFEQLVPYIDLTQLKAEQLEKAMNTWPGPVTWIMPASEKVTQWVSGEFSTIAVRVTDHPLVQALTNAFGKPITSTSANLSGLPPCKTTEEVMDQLGEQPLVVLAGKTGGRENPSEIRDIKNSKVLRQG
- the purE gene encoding 5-(carboxyamino)imidazole ribonucleotide mutase, with protein sequence MTVGIIMGSKSDWPTMKLAADMLDQFGVAYETKVVSAHRTPQLLADYATSAKERGIKVIIAGAGGAAHLPGMAAAFTSLPVLGVPVQSRALNGMDSLLSIAQMPKGIAVGTLAIGEAGAANAGILAAQIIGTHNEEVMGKVEAFRAQQTETVLANPNPAED
- a CDS encoding 5-(carboxyamino)imidazole ribonucleotide synthase; translated protein: MRVLVLGAGQLARMMSLAGAPLNLSITAFDVASGKIVHPLTQAHIGDGLENAIAQADVVTAEFEHIPQDVLEVCEKSGKFLPGMQAILTGGDRRIEKALLDKAQVKNAKYHVIKNKADFESAIETVGVPMVLKTALGGYDGKGQWRLKEQADVDSIWSEMEECLADTKQAIVAEEFVPFNREVSLVGARNAKGEVAVYPLAENVHTDGVLSLSTPINDIELQEKAKQMFTAVAETMDYVGVLAIEFFDVNGELLVNEIAPRVHNSGHWTQQGAETCQFENHLRAVCGLPLGSTKLVRPTCMINILGEDTLPEELLKLEGCHIHWYGKDKRAGRKMGHINVSAEYTAELDRKLALLADVLDNKAFPAMQRFN
- a CDS encoding DNA topoisomerase family protein, whose product is MSSKIDHQLFSAHEHALETESCPQCGGQLHMKYGKRGAFLGCNHYPQCDYMRPLHQNDGHVVKALGVACPECGQELVLRQGRYGMFIGCSHYPECHHIESLENHHPQTQESEPTCPECQKGHIVERNNRFGKVFYSCDNYPKCRFAVNQQPVIGSCEVCGFPLLIKKKLASGDRYQCADKKCHHIQQEKVS
- a CDS encoding DUF494 family protein: MMMDILMYLFETYIHSDAELQVNQDELEDELLRAGFHQEDIYKALHWLEGLAALQQSDTHSAIATSAATSTRIYTRTEMSRLDLECRGFLMFLEQIKVLTTEIREMVIDRVMGLETNEFELDDLKWIILMVLFNVPGNENAYTLMEELLYTKEQGILH
- the dprA gene encoding DNA-processing protein DprA, encoding MNEHYLSAWLTLALTPRLGVKSLSRLSTFDDIEHIVRYDSNLLAKIGLTQKQIAYIQDIAPREVEKCLEWQSQSAENRILIPTDNHYPSLLNQLSSPPPILFSKGNSEVLELAQIAMVGSRHASREALQTAHAFAKEFVEQGLVVTSGLALGIDGYAHDGALKGGGSTVAVLGSGLEQIYPSQHKALAQRILDQGGVLVSEFLPQAKARSNHFPRRNRIISGLSVGVLVVEAAERSGSLITARYAAEQGRDVFAIPGSIHNPNNRGANQLIKSGACLVQKAQDVLDEVEILVNWSINNNKSVKAVLFDKNDAQEELPFPDLLANVGVEATPVDILADRTNIPVHEVMMQLLELELLGHVVAVSGGYIRKGRGEL